In the genome of Oceaniferula marina, one region contains:
- a CDS encoding PEP-CTERM sorting domain-containing protein (PEP-CTERM proteins occur, often in large numbers, in the proteomes of bacteria that also encode an exosortase, a predicted intramembrane cysteine proteinase. The presence of a PEP-CTERM domain at a protein's C-terminus predicts cleavage within the sorting domain, followed by covalent anchoring to some some component of the (usually Gram-negative) cell surface. Many PEP-CTERM proteins exhibit an unusual sequence composition that includes large numbers of potential glycosylation sites. Expression of one such protein has been shown restore the ability of a bacterium to form floc, a type of biofilm.) yields the protein MKNIILSTMTVSLGLAAMAVSVQAATVSWNVVDTTTVQGLAGVHLADNWSNSNVESLENLQDDSGIATTIDVAFTYTAGNIWDIGAEPGVDTDGSWNRNMLNSYLNVGSGNTSTVTLSDIAYGSYDIYVYFGSDVAGRVGTITVGGTTYSFNTIGPSSVSGSNAVFAAADSGTTTADAANYAVFSGLSGATQTATVDINSWGGISGIQIVQSVPEPSSAALLGLAGLALILRRRK from the coding sequence ATGAAAAATATAATATTATCAACAATGACAGTAAGCCTTGGGCTTGCCGCGATGGCGGTCTCCGTGCAGGCTGCTACAGTCAGCTGGAATGTGGTCGACACTACGACCGTGCAAGGCCTTGCGGGAGTCCATTTAGCTGATAATTGGTCTAACTCCAACGTCGAGTCACTCGAAAACCTACAAGACGATTCGGGTATTGCCACAACCATCGACGTCGCCTTTACCTATACTGCCGGCAACATCTGGGATATTGGCGCCGAGCCAGGAGTGGATACCGACGGTTCTTGGAATCGGAACATGCTCAACAGTTATCTCAATGTTGGATCAGGCAACACCTCTACGGTAACTCTTTCCGATATTGCATACGGCTCCTACGACATCTACGTTTACTTCGGTTCTGACGTAGCGGGGCGGGTCGGCACCATCACTGTAGGAGGCACGACCTATTCCTTCAATACCATCGGCCCGAGTTCAGTCAGTGGTTCGAATGCCGTCTTTGCTGCTGCGGACTCAGGCACCACTACGGCAGATGCCGCCAACTATGCTGTCTTTTCCGGACTCAGTGGAGCTACGCAGACCGCCACGGTTGACATTAATAGTTGGGGTGGCATCTCGGGCATTCAGATTGTCCAGTCTGTTCCTGAGCCAAGCAGTGCCGCTCTGCTTGGATTGGCTGGACTCGCTCTGATTCTTCGCCGCAGGAAATAA
- a CDS encoding GDSL-type esterase/lipase family protein, which translates to MKFKNTLLALVVTTLVSEAAVTVDVEEVGSDVVISWSGSLNTTALTPGGGWAGGLRASFNRLLGAGGSNGLQSLQAPTIGFSGATASAGTFSTHAGTITASSTTGGGFGFLLEGAGTRIYLPHGYVDGTAISGSQTYAGQTILTLGIQDGFNYSWGTGATADNITVNATASPPATTKLGRVFTNHMVLQRGEAVNIYGHDSVNPGKQAVSVSFAGQVKKTITDGDGNWMITLDPMTANAIGQDLVVTGSSEVSIVDILIGEVWLAAGQSNMNWRVEQSPTPAQASTYPLIRMCDWEGSVGVGGGTVYNATAFSSLTPENFYRGAWQVMDATSVKNQSAVAYFFAHNLAVDLNVPIGIVDISYGGTSTEAYISPAALQNEPHLKEAFKRPHLCRNLGQWTSPRLFKNVYNNDVNGGNYTHTDPSKPHPHPLAPGFLYYTSMPFLIDFTFKGAIWYQGESNGEFTKGKYQINGNRLSDYQTMVMKTLINDWRTQFGKPNFPFHMVQLPRISGGGHTMWPYYREAQQRVANDMDCVEIATIMEYGGSSSNVHPANKEPVGGRLAKIARAKQYGDAITYGGPTYKSHTVSGNKITLEFDHIGGGLTDNDGGLLRNFEIAGKDRNFVAATATIVGNTIEVTAGSVLNPVAVRHAWHMNIDVDLYNADGWSSSSFRTDKWIVAPGRTIRVACIGDSITVSTGLAGGADSFLAQLEKVLGTSNFEVQNYSVAGAGFLLAGNKYSDTASYTSAIAYQPDIVLIGLGINDLSAWGFTQAQFETEYFAITDAFIQSGQDPLIIQWKGLATPDSTNSNLGTWNQWIEEAAGSTNSMMLDLGAPLKIQTTWF; encoded by the coding sequence ATGAAATTTAAAAACACACTTTTAGCCCTAGTGGTGACAACGTTGGTCTCCGAAGCAGCAGTAACCGTCGATGTCGAAGAGGTCGGCTCTGATGTCGTCATTTCTTGGTCTGGCTCACTCAACACGACAGCATTAACTCCAGGTGGTGGCTGGGCTGGAGGCTTGCGCGCAAGTTTTAATCGGTTATTAGGTGCTGGGGGTTCTAATGGATTGCAAAGCTTACAGGCACCTACTATAGGATTTTCTGGCGCCACTGCCTCAGCGGGGACCTTTTCTACTCATGCTGGGACAATCACGGCTAGCAGCACCACAGGTGGTGGCTTTGGTTTCCTTTTAGAAGGAGCAGGTACTCGCATCTACTTACCGCACGGCTACGTCGATGGCACCGCGATCTCCGGTTCCCAGACCTATGCAGGCCAGACCATCTTGACTCTAGGAATTCAAGATGGCTTTAACTACAGCTGGGGCACAGGCGCTACTGCGGATAACATTACAGTTAATGCAACAGCAAGCCCGCCAGCAACCACGAAACTTGGCCGTGTGTTCACAAATCACATGGTGCTCCAACGTGGCGAAGCTGTTAATATTTACGGGCATGACTCGGTGAACCCAGGTAAACAAGCGGTCTCGGTTTCATTTGCTGGGCAAGTCAAGAAAACCATCACAGATGGGGATGGCAACTGGATGATCACCCTTGACCCAATGACGGCCAATGCCATTGGGCAGGATCTTGTTGTGACGGGTTCTTCTGAAGTAAGCATCGTTGATATACTTATTGGCGAAGTGTGGCTTGCCGCAGGGCAGTCAAATATGAACTGGAGGGTGGAGCAAAGCCCAACTCCAGCCCAAGCCTCTACTTATCCACTCATCCGCATGTGTGACTGGGAGGGATCGGTCGGAGTTGGAGGAGGTACAGTTTATAATGCAACAGCCTTTTCCTCTCTCACTCCTGAAAATTTTTACAGGGGGGCATGGCAAGTGATGGATGCCACAAGTGTCAAAAATCAATCGGCGGTGGCATATTTCTTTGCTCACAATCTTGCTGTGGATCTCAATGTTCCGATCGGGATTGTTGATATTTCCTATGGAGGCACCAGCACAGAGGCTTATATTAGCCCTGCTGCTCTGCAAAATGAACCACACCTGAAAGAGGCCTTTAAGCGTCCTCATCTCTGCCGTAACCTCGGTCAGTGGACCAGTCCTCGCCTTTTCAAAAATGTTTATAACAACGATGTCAACGGAGGTAACTACACCCACACGGATCCTTCCAAGCCTCACCCACACCCACTGGCTCCTGGATTTCTTTATTACACCTCGATGCCTTTCCTTATAGATTTCACCTTTAAGGGGGCCATCTGGTATCAAGGTGAATCCAATGGAGAGTTTACCAAGGGTAAATACCAGATTAATGGTAACCGCTTGTCTGACTACCAGACCATGGTTATGAAAACGCTGATTAACGACTGGCGCACTCAGTTTGGTAAACCTAACTTTCCTTTCCACATGGTTCAGCTTCCTCGGATCAGTGGTGGCGGTCATACTATGTGGCCGTATTATCGAGAGGCCCAACAGCGTGTTGCTAACGATATGGATTGCGTTGAAATTGCCACCATCATGGAGTATGGCGGTAGTAGCTCGAATGTGCACCCTGCTAATAAAGAACCTGTTGGTGGACGTTTAGCTAAGATTGCCCGCGCTAAACAGTATGGAGATGCCATCACTTATGGTGGTCCTACCTATAAAAGTCATACTGTCTCGGGAAATAAAATCACTCTTGAGTTCGATCACATCGGTGGAGGTCTAACTGATAATGACGGCGGTTTGCTGAGGAACTTTGAAATTGCGGGTAAGGATCGTAACTTTGTAGCCGCGACAGCTACGATTGTTGGCAATACGATTGAGGTTACTGCTGGTTCTGTTCTGAATCCAGTCGCTGTTCGCCATGCCTGGCACATGAATATTGATGTTGATCTATACAATGCCGATGGTTGGTCATCTTCTTCATTTCGCACGGATAAGTGGATCGTCGCTCCAGGTCGCACTATCCGCGTGGCCTGTATCGGCGACAGTATTACAGTAAGCACCGGCCTCGCAGGAGGCGCCGATAGCTTCCTAGCTCAGCTCGAGAAAGTTTTAGGCACCAGCAATTTTGAGGTTCAGAACTATAGCGTAGCGGGAGCAGGTTTCCTTCTCGCCGGCAACAAATACAGTGACACCGCTAGCTACACATCGGCAATAGCCTACCAACCCGATATTGTCCTCATTGGTTTAGGGATTAACGATTTGTCAGCATGGGGGTTTACTCAAGCCCAATTTGAAACGGAATACTTTGCCATCACAGATGCCTTTATCCAATCTGGTCAAGATCCCTTGATCATCCAATGGAAAGGCCTAGCAACACCTGATTCCACCAACTCAAATCTGGGAACGTGGAATCAGTGGATTGAAGAGGCTGCTGGCAGCACTAATAGCATGATGCTCGATCTTGGCGCTCCGTTGAAAATTCAAACCACTTGGTTTTAG
- a CDS encoding LamG domain-containing protein, with protein MKKTELSTMAISIGLTTMSTADLVHRYSFDTDARDSIGGADGILVDGASISGGAVKLDGIDDYVSLDAKSIGMNAFSSVTLEAWWLHNDLTKWQRVFDFGDDTSDYLFYSPVGEPDNMHHQTAGLKNGAVEQLTTNSGKLPAGRYHMAMTFDDATDTVTLYVDGVEVAKNTSVTNTLASIGATKAYLGKAQWEKDPYLGGSIEEFRIYDTALSGAEVALSFTQGPDVAHDVVPKPTSVTLLGLGGITLILHPKK; from the coding sequence ATGAAAAAAACGGAACTATCGACCATGGCAATCAGCATCGGACTTACTACGATGTCGACAGCTGATTTAGTGCACCGGTATAGTTTCGATACCGATGCCCGTGATTCGATAGGTGGTGCTGATGGCATTCTTGTTGATGGAGCATCGATCTCAGGAGGGGCTGTAAAGCTGGACGGAATCGACGACTACGTTAGCCTTGATGCTAAATCTATAGGCATGAATGCTTTCTCCTCAGTGACGTTGGAGGCATGGTGGTTACACAATGACCTCACCAAATGGCAGAGGGTCTTTGATTTCGGTGACGATACGTCAGATTATCTGTTTTACTCACCGGTCGGAGAACCTGATAATATGCATCATCAAACCGCAGGTCTCAAAAATGGTGCTGTAGAGCAGTTGACGACGAATTCAGGCAAATTGCCCGCAGGAAGGTACCATATGGCGATGACCTTTGACGACGCTACTGATACTGTCACGCTGTATGTGGACGGAGTGGAAGTGGCAAAAAATACCTCAGTGACGAACACCTTGGCATCCATTGGAGCAACGAAGGCTTATTTGGGGAAAGCTCAATGGGAAAAAGATCCCTACCTTGGAGGCTCGATTGAAGAGTTTCGCATTTATGACACGGCTCTTTCAGGAGCCGAGGTTGCTTTAAGTTTTACTCAAGGGCCTGACGTTGCACATGACGTTGTGCCTAAACCAACGAGTGTGACTTTGCTTGGATTAGGGGGCATAACGCTGATCCTTCACCCCAAGAAATAA
- a CDS encoding family 43 glycosylhydrolase — translation MRRKEILSLMVMMTLVFQMVAIGASKERVHVFASFRGNGQDGLHLAYSRDGLEWKALMGDRSFLKPQVGGKLMRDPCIIQGPDGLFHMVWTTGWWDKTIGIAHSKDLITWSEQKVIGVMEHEPKAKNCWAPEITWDPDDQQYVIYWATSIPGKFTETLKRAGGGNHRMYYTTTKDFKTYTKSQVFYEPGFSVIDSTIIHNGDHYVMIFKNESGNPAEKNLRIAVSDKVTGPWSKGAKPFSPKGLWVEGPTCTKVGDYWYVYYDVYRKHRYGALKTKDFKNWEDISSEIRYPKGLRHGTIFTISEKHFNDLQEYKGPPPVKEPLQNGSFEITTKGNPRDWSPVTWRGKSEQKFALNQGRSDSGCVLIKSASGADAAWSTQVAVSPQSRYRLSGWIQTQNVVPGSGHGALLNIHNLSHVKTTAVTATTKWKKVQVDFETNDESEITINALLGGWGTSTGTAWYDDIHVEYLGEKKQPALNWPTPSVNPVIPDCAADPSISEFDGVYYLTATTDDCPRPSLGHWQNGPAVVWKSTDLVNWSFQGHAMPETNDKLYWAPSRIIKRDDTYLLYPTIDKKIRVAAASSPEGPFRLIAGTDKTPLLNTIDAEVYVDDDGKGYLFSNHRKVWRMNDDFTAVSGDPISIPTQRKGYSEGPIMFKRKGIYYYLYTLGAHESYHYAYCMSRTSPLGPFETPVVDVIAKSNAVSGIHGPGHGTVFSPSDSENYYFVYLEYGRGGVTRQISIDQLKFNEDGTIQPVKLTTTGIQPLINANAKHETVTGINLATKKEVIVSASSSRAPVSVYGRRDRKRLIRKQDHLPTCAVDQSNFTRWQPEEQDKASWLMVDLGKPYTVQRSELSLYRPTLGHAYRLEVSMDGKSWKTITQPKERQIKSPQTDDFDVRARYWRLSIQAGHQGVWEWKLLANTHP, via the coding sequence ATGAGAAGAAAAGAGATCTTGAGTTTGATGGTGATGATGACGCTTGTTTTTCAAATGGTAGCTATTGGGGCGTCTAAAGAGCGGGTCCATGTGTTTGCTTCATTTCGTGGGAATGGCCAAGATGGGCTGCACTTGGCATACAGTCGCGATGGACTCGAATGGAAAGCGTTGATGGGAGACCGGTCGTTTCTGAAACCACAAGTAGGTGGAAAATTGATGAGGGACCCTTGTATCATTCAAGGGCCTGATGGCCTATTTCATATGGTGTGGACTACCGGATGGTGGGACAAGACAATTGGTATTGCTCATTCTAAAGATCTGATCACGTGGAGTGAGCAAAAAGTAATCGGTGTGATGGAGCATGAGCCGAAAGCAAAAAATTGCTGGGCTCCGGAGATCACATGGGATCCCGATGATCAGCAGTACGTGATCTATTGGGCGACAAGTATCCCCGGTAAATTCACTGAGACTCTAAAAAGAGCGGGAGGGGGGAATCACCGCATGTATTACACCACGACCAAAGACTTTAAGACCTACACAAAAAGTCAGGTGTTTTACGAGCCTGGTTTTAGTGTCATCGATTCAACGATCATTCATAATGGGGACCATTACGTGATGATTTTCAAAAACGAGTCTGGAAATCCTGCTGAGAAAAACCTCCGGATTGCAGTCAGTGACAAAGTGACGGGTCCTTGGAGTAAAGGGGCAAAGCCGTTTTCGCCCAAGGGGCTATGGGTGGAGGGGCCAACATGTACCAAAGTAGGTGATTACTGGTATGTTTATTATGATGTTTATCGGAAGCACCGTTACGGAGCGCTAAAAACAAAAGACTTTAAAAATTGGGAAGATATATCTAGTGAGATTCGATACCCTAAGGGACTGCGCCACGGCACAATCTTTACCATCAGTGAAAAACATTTCAATGATCTCCAGGAATATAAAGGGCCCCCTCCAGTTAAGGAGCCTTTGCAAAACGGCTCGTTTGAAATAACGACTAAAGGAAATCCTCGAGACTGGAGTCCGGTGACTTGGCGTGGAAAATCTGAGCAAAAATTTGCCTTAAACCAGGGACGTAGTGACTCAGGTTGTGTTCTTATCAAATCGGCTTCTGGTGCTGATGCTGCATGGTCAACACAAGTAGCGGTCAGCCCGCAAAGTCGCTACCGATTATCAGGGTGGATTCAGACACAAAATGTCGTTCCTGGAAGTGGCCATGGTGCACTGTTGAATATTCATAACCTCAGTCACGTTAAAACGACTGCGGTGACAGCCACCACTAAATGGAAAAAAGTCCAGGTTGATTTTGAGACAAATGATGAGAGTGAAATTACCATTAATGCCTTATTGGGTGGATGGGGGACCTCGACAGGCACAGCCTGGTACGATGACATTCACGTGGAGTACCTCGGCGAGAAAAAACAACCAGCCCTTAATTGGCCAACCCCCAGTGTGAACCCCGTCATCCCGGACTGTGCCGCAGATCCTTCCATATCGGAGTTTGATGGAGTATATTATCTGACCGCGACCACGGACGACTGCCCACGCCCAAGCTTGGGCCATTGGCAAAACGGTCCCGCGGTTGTTTGGAAATCAACAGATTTGGTGAATTGGTCTTTTCAAGGGCACGCAATGCCGGAAACAAACGACAAGCTCTATTGGGCTCCAAGCCGAATTATCAAACGAGATGATACATATTTGCTCTACCCGACAATTGATAAAAAGATTCGTGTTGCGGCAGCGAGTTCTCCCGAAGGCCCCTTTCGTTTGATTGCCGGAACCGATAAAACCCCGCTATTGAATACGATCGACGCGGAGGTGTATGTGGACGATGACGGCAAAGGCTACCTCTTTAGTAACCATCGCAAAGTATGGCGAATGAATGATGATTTTACCGCTGTATCAGGAGATCCCATTTCGATTCCGACTCAACGCAAAGGATACAGCGAAGGACCGATTATGTTCAAGCGTAAGGGGATTTATTACTACTTATACACTCTTGGTGCCCATGAGTCTTATCACTACGCTTACTGTATGAGTAGAACATCTCCACTGGGACCGTTTGAAACACCTGTGGTCGATGTGATTGCTAAAAGCAATGCGGTGTCCGGTATTCATGGCCCTGGACATGGCACCGTTTTTTCTCCATCTGATAGTGAAAATTACTACTTTGTTTATTTGGAGTATGGGAGAGGTGGGGTCACCCGCCAGATTTCCATTGACCAACTTAAATTTAATGAAGATGGCACCATTCAGCCAGTCAAGTTGACGACCACAGGCATTCAACCACTTATCAATGCCAATGCTAAACACGAAACAGTTACAGGCATTAACTTGGCTACTAAGAAGGAGGTGATTGTCTCCGCATCGAGCTCTCGCGCTCCTGTGTCAGTTTATGGGCGAAGGGATCGCAAACGCCTGATACGCAAACAAGATCACCTGCCCACGTGTGCTGTTGACCAATCAAATTTCACTCGATGGCAGCCAGAAGAACAAGACAAAGCCTCATGGCTGATGGTGGATCTTGGGAAACCTTATACGGTTCAACGAAGTGAACTTTCTCTCTATCGGCCAACGCTAGGGCATGCCTATCGATTGGAGGTATCCATGGATGGAAAGTCTTGGAAAACAATTACTCAACCAAAAGAACGTCAAATAAAATCACCTCAAACGGATGATTTTGATGTTCGAGCCCGTTACTGGAGGCTTTCTATTCAAGCCGGGCATCAGGGAGTTTGGGAGTGGAAGTTACTCGCTAACACTCATCCATAA
- a CDS encoding LamG domain-containing protein yields MKNTLLTTMTLGIGLTAMSNAALVHRYSFDTDVSDSIGAADGALLGTATVSGGALQLDGAGYAALDSNSIAISGFSEVTMEAWWSHDSQANWGRVFDFGDTNGSGMGRNYLFYSPVGDPGGDAAQYAAISDADPGFNNEDFINLPGKLANGAYHMALTFNNATDTMTLFIDGVQVGQNTAATINLSDVSDAHAYLGEASYPGDNNLSGSIDEFRIYNTALSAQEVAASFAAGADVVPEPSSSALLGLGALALILRRRK; encoded by the coding sequence ATGAAAAATACACTATTAACAACAATGACCCTTGGTATCGGCCTTACAGCGATGTCAAATGCTGCACTGGTGCACCGGTATAGCTTCGACACCGATGTCAGTGATTCTATCGGAGCGGCTGATGGCGCACTTCTCGGTACTGCGACTGTTTCAGGAGGCGCGCTACAATTAGACGGGGCTGGCTATGCGGCCCTTGATTCGAACTCGATTGCGATTAGCGGTTTTTCAGAAGTAACAATGGAAGCTTGGTGGTCACATGACTCACAGGCCAATTGGGGGCGAGTCTTTGACTTTGGTGATACCAACGGTTCCGGTATGGGCAGAAACTACCTCTTTTATTCGCCTGTAGGGGACCCAGGTGGTGACGCAGCACAATATGCTGCGATTTCCGATGCTGATCCGGGTTTCAATAATGAAGACTTTATTAACTTACCTGGAAAGTTAGCCAATGGTGCCTACCACATGGCTTTAACATTTAACAATGCGACAGACACGATGACACTGTTCATCGATGGTGTGCAAGTTGGTCAGAACACCGCAGCGACGATTAACTTAAGCGATGTCAGTGATGCCCATGCTTATTTGGGTGAAGCCTCTTATCCGGGGGACAATAATCTCAGCGGCTCCATTGATGAATTTCGTATTTATAACACGGCTCTTTCCGCCCAGGAGGTAGCTGCAAGTTTTGCAGCAGGAGCTGACGTTGTGCCCGAGCCAAGCTCATCAGCCCTTCTCGGTCTCGGTGCACTCGCGCTCATCCTGCGCCGCAGGAAATAA
- a CDS encoding PEP-CTERM sorting domain-containing protein — MKNTNNRTLALTLTAVGAFSVATSQAATLYNVNFAGNTGGTGRGSAVSVADGAVYQAGSVGANEWNNIIAPAAAGHLSGLAISDSDGNAGTVALATSGTTNKDFAAYSDTGRDAMNQGWFGSNNNNSTLTFSGLSDTATHDVYVYFSWRWDDGTNDYTITTGTGADLAESLTSNFATATSNAAYVEGTHFVKFTGISSVGGEIAINGAAGGDAGPWSGVQIVSTAVPEPSSSALIGLAGLALILRRRK, encoded by the coding sequence ATGAAAAATACAAACAATCGAACTCTAGCTCTCACCCTAACTGCGGTGGGCGCCTTCTCTGTAGCCACCAGTCAGGCTGCTACTTTATACAACGTGAATTTCGCAGGTAATACAGGGGGCACAGGAAGAGGCAGTGCGGTAAGTGTTGCTGACGGAGCTGTTTATCAAGCTGGATCTGTTGGAGCTAACGAATGGAACAACATCATAGCTCCAGCTGCTGCGGGACACCTGTCAGGGTTAGCTATCTCGGATTCGGATGGAAACGCCGGCACCGTGGCATTGGCCACTTCAGGAACTACTAACAAAGATTTTGCCGCTTACTCTGATACTGGCAGAGACGCCATGAACCAAGGTTGGTTTGGTAGTAATAACAACAATTCGACGCTGACTTTTAGCGGACTTAGCGATACAGCCACCCACGACGTTTATGTCTATTTCTCATGGCGTTGGGATGACGGCACAAATGATTACACCATTACAACAGGAACTGGCGCTGATCTTGCAGAATCTCTTACCAGCAACTTCGCTACTGCGACAAGTAATGCAGCCTATGTTGAAGGAACGCATTTCGTCAAGTTTACAGGTATCAGTTCTGTTGGTGGCGAGATCGCGATCAATGGCGCCGCAGGTGGGGATGCCGGTCCTTGGAGTGGTGTGCAGATTGTTTCGACTGCCGTGCCCGAGCCAAGTAGCTCAGCTTTAATTGGATTGGCTGGACTCGCTCTGATTCTTCGCCGCAGGAAATAA
- a CDS encoding LamG domain-containing protein has product MMKNTILTTMTISLGLAAMANAAMVHRYSFDTDASDSIGGADGTLVNGASVSGGQALFDGSNDYVNLDASTIAIDTFTTLTIESWWTHDDLTRWQRVFDFGDNTSDYLFYSPVGEPGGSSNPNQVIGLKNNPTEQALEETGKLAAGSYHMAMTFDDATNTIKYYVNGAFVSEKTDVTNTLASIGTTNAYLGKAQWSDPYLDGSIDEFRIYDTVLTAAEVTSSYDAGPNAVPEPSSSALLGLAGLALILRRRK; this is encoded by the coding sequence ATGATGAAAAATACGATACTAACAACAATGACAATAAGTCTTGGGCTTGCAGCCATGGCGAATGCGGCCATGGTGCACAGATATAGCTTTGACACTGATGCCAGTGATTCCATTGGAGGGGCTGATGGCACTCTTGTGAACGGAGCCTCTGTCTCCGGAGGACAGGCGCTATTTGACGGAAGCAATGATTACGTTAACCTTGATGCCTCAACGATTGCCATCGATACGTTTACAACTCTTACTATCGAATCATGGTGGACACATGATGATCTCACACGCTGGCAGAGGGTCTTTGATTTCGGTGATAATACATCGGATTATCTGTTTTACTCACCTGTCGGTGAACCTGGAGGATCGTCTAATCCTAACCAAGTGATAGGTCTCAAAAATAATCCTACAGAACAGGCTTTAGAGGAGACAGGAAAATTGGCAGCAGGAAGCTACCATATGGCGATGACATTTGACGATGCTACCAATACCATTAAATATTATGTGAACGGAGCGTTTGTTTCTGAAAAGACAGATGTTACTAACACTTTAGCCAGTATTGGAACAACCAACGCTTATTTGGGTAAAGCTCAATGGAGTGATCCTTATCTTGACGGCTCAATCGATGAGTTTCGTATTTATGACACCGTATTGACTGCTGCTGAGGTAACTTCAAGTTACGACGCAGGACCTAACGCAGTGCCAGAGCCAAGCAGTTCAGCTTTACTTGGGTTAGCTGGACTGGCTCTTATCCTGCGCCGCAGGAAGTAG